agaaatctttttttttttttgagacggagtttcgctcctgttacccaggctggagtgcaatggcgtgatctcagctcaccgcaacctccgcctcctgggttcaagcaattctcttgcctcagcctcctgagtagctgggattacaggcacgtgccaccatgcccagccaattttttgtattttttttttggtagagatggggtttcactgtgttgaccaggatggtctcgatctctcgacctcgtgatccacctgcctcggcctcccaaagtgctgggattacaggcttgagccatcgtgcccggcctaatCAGAAATCATTTAAAGGTACAAAGGTCACTGGTAATAGTACAtgcacagaaaaacagagaatattGTAACACTGcaactgtggtgtgtaaactactctcaTCTTAAgcagaaagactaaaagatgagccaatcaaaaataataactacagcaACTTTTCAAAGTACAGCACAATAAGGTATAAATAGAAAccacaaaaagtttaaaagtgggGCATGAAGTTAAACTGtagagtttttattcattttcttgttgCTTGCCAATTAGTTTATGCAAGTAGTGTTGAGTTGTTATCAGCTTTAAATAATgagttataagatagtatttccAAGTCTCATGCCAACCTCAAATCAAAGAACATACAACAAATGCATGcacacaaaaaagcaagaaatcaaatcattccaccagagaaaatcacaataaataaagacaagaaataaataagggaGAGGAAGGccaaaaaaacaatgagaaaacaaataacaaaatggcaggaataaGTCTTTACTTGTCGATAATAACATTgtatataaatggactaaactctccaatcaaaaagCATAGAgtggctggatgtgatggctcacacctgtaatcctagcactttgggaagctgaggcaggtggatcacttgaatttgggagtttgagaccagccttggcactatggtaaaaccttgtctctacaaaaaacacaaagattagccaggcgtgggggtatgcacctgtagttccagctacttggcaggctgaggtgggataacaACTTgagcctaggtggcagaggttgcagtgagctgagatcatgccactgcaccccaggctgggtaacagagcaagaccgtgactcaaaagaaagttaaaaaaaaaaggatgtggagtggctgaatggataataGAAACAAGATCCaatgcctacaagaaacacactttacctataaagacacacataggctgaaaataaagggatggaaaaatatattccatgccaatagaaactgaaaaagagcAGTAGCTATAgatatatcagacaaaatagacttcaagacaaaatctgtaagaagagacaaataggccaggcacagtggctcacacctgtaatcccagcactttgggaggccgaggcgggtggatcacgacgtcaagagatcgagaccatcctggtcaacatggtgaaactccgtctctactaaaaatacaaaaattagctgggcatggtggcgcatgcctgtaatcccagctactcaggaggctgaggcaggagaattgcctgaacccaggaggtggaggtggaggtgagccaagatcgcaccattgcactccagcctgggtaacaagagcgaaactccttctcaaaaaaaaaaaaaaaaaaaaaaaaaggagagacaaataaagtaattatataatgctaaagggatcaattcagcaagaggatataacaattataaatatatgtgcacccaacactggaccatccagatacataaagcaaacattattagagctaaagagacagatggaccccaatacaataatagctggagatttCAATATACCACTTTCAGTATTGGACAGATctcccagacagaaaatcaacaaagaaacatctgACTTAATCTATGCtatagaacaaatggacctaatatatatttacagaacattttatccaatgactgaaaaatacacattcttttcctcagcacacgGATCATtttcaaggatagaccatatattaggtcacaaaacaagtcttcaaatgttcaaagatagaaatatcaagcatcttctcttatcacaaaagaatgaaactcgAAGTCAATAACAataagaattttggaaactatgcaaacacatggaaattaaacaatatgcttctgaatAACCAGTGGATCAAGGataaaattaggaagaaaattgaaaactttcttgaaacaaatgttaatggagacacaacataccaaaatctatagGGTAAGCAaaagctcttgttacccaggctggagtgcaacggcgtgatctcagctcaccgcaacctccgcctcctgggttcaggcaattctcctgcctcagcctcctgagtagctgggattacaggcacgtgccaccatgcccagctaattttttgtatttttagtagagacggggtttcaccatgttaaccaggatggtctcgatctctcgaccttgtgatccacccgcctcggcctcccaaagtgctgggattacaggcttgagccactgcgcctggccaaatcttaaagctccaaaataatcttttttgactctgtgtgtgtatccagagcatgctgatgcaaggggtgagctcccaaggccttgggtagctctgcccctgtggctctgcagggtacagtcCCCTTGGCTGCTTTCATGGCCTGATATTGCATGCCTGTgccttttccaggtgcatggtgcaagctgtcagtggatctaccattttggaGTCTGGAGTATGGTGGGCCTCTTCTCACAGCTGCATtaggcagtgctccagtggggACTCTATTTGGGGCCTCTGACCCCATATTTCCCCTCTCCATTGCCCTAATagaagttctccatgagagccccacccctgcagcagacttctaccaggacatccaggcatttccatatagcctctgaaatctaggcagaggctcccaaacctcaactcttgccttctgcacactcacaggcccaacaccacatggaagctatCAAGGCTTGGGGTATGCCCCATCTGAAGCCATgagctgagctgtatcttggccccttttagctatggctggagctggagtagCTAGGGTGCAGGGTACCAAGTCCTGAGGCTTTACAGACTAGCTGGATCCTGGGCCTGGTCCAAGAaagcattttttcctcctaggtctacaggcctgtgatgggaaagGCTGCCATGAGTGTTTGTAAAATGccctggaggcattttccccattgttttggctattatattcagctcctctttacttatgcaaattctgcagccttgaattcctctGCATAAAAAATGGGTTTTCCTTTTCTACCATATGGTCAGGTtgcaaaatttcaaatttttatgctctacttctcttttaaatataagttgcAATTTCAAACTACCCTATTTCTTTATGCATATGAGCATACATGTTTAGAAACAGccaggtcacctcttgaatgctttgctgcttagaaatttcttatgccaaatatcctaaatcatctttctcaagtttaaagttccttAGCTATCTAGggtaggggcaaaatgctgccaatctctttgctaaagtaTAGTAAAAGTGAgttttactccagttcccaataagtttctcatctccatcagagaccacctcagcctggacttcattgtccatatcactatcagtattttggtcacaaccattcaacaaatctctaggaagctccaaacttttccacatctttctgttttcttctgagccctccaaactgttccaacctgcttattacccagtttcaaagctgCTTCTATATTTTCAGGTATCTGTATAGCAGTACTCCactcttggtaccaattttctgtattcgCCTggtctcacactgctataaagaactacctgagactggttaatttattttttctaaaaaaaaacagagtggtttaattgactcacagttccacaggcataacaggaagcataactgggaggcctcaggaaacttaaaatcttGGCAGAAGCAAAAGGGAAAGTAAGCACCTCTGCACAGGACAgcaggagagaatgagagagcaAGGGGGGTGGGGTTAGAGCAAGATTTAATTTAAACCATTAAACCTTGTGAGAACTCTCTATTACAAAAACATCATGGGGGAAATTTGCCCTGATGGCCCAATCGCTTCCCACCAGGTTACTCCCCCAACATTGGGAATTTCAAttaaaggtgagatttgggtggggacacagagccaaaccatatcaaccagcTTGACCACAGatgatatttgtctttcaaaatttccttttcaCAAACCTTCTACAAATTTGTTATATTCATTTAGTTTGTCCTAtactctccctctttccctttgtggAATAACTAGTCACTCACTTTGGGACAAAAATTACTGTCTTTTTTCTTACCTCTTACCTTATAACTTCCTTTATAAAACATCTTATTTTCCTCACATAGAGTTGTTTCTCTTATTCTCTAGTTTTACTTAGCACAAATTACAGTTTTAATTCCTAGCATTCTTAATTTTTGATGAAAACTATAAGCCTTGTGACCTGTTTTATATCAGCATTTGTAGATGAGCACCATTTTCATAATTTCTAGAGAAATGTTtccttgtaatataatttttcctctttattaacAGACCCAAATATATTTACCTTCTCTACACCACATAAAAACTGGATGCcaaagtatataaaatttaagtttatattcagtaattaatgtttttagtattttaactTTCTTAGAAATGACTCagccatttaataaatattaattacttaATTTAACATAACTTTTAGATTTCAAGTTACTAAAGACGTTTTTGAAGCTGTAAATTTTTTCCTGCTTATATTTACCTAATTCACTCCTATCAATTGTTCAAATTGCTCATTAAACAAAGTTAGCCATTGAAGGAGTTCATGAAATGCCATCTTAAAATATGCTGCTTTGGTGTACTGATTATTTCAAGctgaaggcaaaagaaagaaggaaagaaagaaagaaagaaagtgagagagaaagaaagaaagaaagaaagaaagaaagaaagaaagaaagaaagagagatacatgtgcagaatgtgcaggttacatgtgtatacatgtgccgtggaggtgtgctgcacctatcaacccatcctctaagttccctcccctcatcccctaccccaacaggccctgacgtgtgttgttcctctctctgtgtccatgtgttctcagtgttcagttcccactcatgagtgaaaatatggtgtttagttttctgttcctgtgttagtttactgaggatgatggcttccagttattaagtaatttttcatcaTCTACCTCCTCCCACTCTCTCACCCTCTGAGTTTCCCTTTCTATAATTCTACACTACAGCCACGTGTACCTATTGtttagttctcacttataagcaaaaacatgaagtatttgtctttctgtttctgatttgTTTTACTAACTTGCCTCTGGTTCCATCCACGTttctacaaaagacatgatttcattcttttttatggctgaatagtatttaatTGCATATATACCCATGTTTCTAATCCAATCATCTGTGGATGGACGGATAGGTTGATTCCctatctttgctattgggaatagtgctaCAATAGAGATAGAGGGacagtatctttttgatataataatttctttttctttgggtagataccagtagtaggattgctggatcaaatggtagctctatttttagttatttgagaaatctccatactgttttccatagagattgtactaatttacattcccaccaacagggtataaGAGTTCacatttctctgcatcctcttcaacaattttttttaatctataatagTCATTTTGACTtatgtaagatgatatctcattttggttcTAATGTGCATTtgtctgatgattagtgatattgagcattttttcatatgcctattggccatttgtatgtcatctttaaaaaaatgtctattcgtgttctttgcccactttttaatgtgattatttggGTTGTTTATTGTGAGTTATCGAGTTTCTTGTCTCAAAATAACTGGCtgggccaggtatagtggctcacacctgtaatcccagcactttgggaggctgaggcaggaggatcacttgaacccaggagttcaagaccaggctgggcaacatagtgagaccccatgtctacaaaaaataaaaaaattagctgtgcatggtggcacacatctatagtcccagtgactcatAAGGTTAatgtgagaagatcacttgagcccagaaggtcaaggctgtagtgagccatgatcatgccactgcactccagcctgggtgacagaacaagaccctgtctctaaaaaactttttctaaaataaaaataactaactgAATCTCAGAAAAGAATGCATTGAAGCCTAACTTAGatagccagtttttaaaatttagcttctGTTTTTTAACTGATTACTAAGTACAGGGCAAAGCCCATTAATAGGGCAGACAAagcatttctcctcctcctcctcttccccttcctcttcctcttcttctctcccctcctcttcctcctcttcctccttctcctcctcctctcttcttttgagacagggtctcactctgtcacctaggctggagtgcagtggcaccatctcagctcactccaacctccacctccagggctcaagcaatctttccacctcagcctcctaagtagctgggattacaggcacaagccactatgcccaactaatttttatatatttttaaatacagacagagtttcaccacgttgcccaggatggcctcaaactcatgggttcaagtgaactgccctcctcagcctcccaaaacgttgggattacaggtgtgagccactgtgcccagcccaaacaaAGCATTTTCTATGCCTGGACTCATCACAGAAATTAAACTCAAGAATTGTGCCAGGGCATATCTGTGGTCAGAGAAGCATACATGGTGACCTGAGGGTTTAACTgttataaatacttttttctagGGTTCTTTTCATCTTTGATTCAGGATGGTAACTAGTTGAAAAGGTTAGCAGATTCCAATATTCTTATCAATTAGTTACTTaagcttttccttttcccttggtaaggagtctttttaaaaaggcaattaaaaGATCTTTTTGGAAGCTTCTGCACGTAATTAAAATAGACAGCCCCGGGTGGGCCTAATTTGGGAGCCCTTATTTTTAAGTACACTTCTTAGATGAACAGTCTTGTTTATCTAGAACATTCTACAAATGGCCATTGTAATtccaaattgtttttaataagatTTCATCATTTATGTAAGTACAATCATGCATCGCTTAATGATGGGAATACATTCTAAACCGTCAGGTGATTCCCTCATTGTGCGAACACtgtagagtgtacttacacaaccCTATAGCCTACACCTACACTGCAGGATAGAGCCTATATCTACTAGGCTACAAGCCTATAGAGCCTGttactgtaggcaattataacataatgataagtatttgtatatctaaacatagaaaaggtacagtaaaaatatggtataaagatttaaaatggtAGACCTGTATAGGGCAGTTACCATAAATGGAGCTCGCAGGCCTGAAGGTTGCTCTGGGTCAGTGAGttagtgagtggtgagtgaatgtgaagccCTAAGACATGATCAGATACTGCTACAGAGTGTGTTAACACCACACATGTGGGCaagactaaatttattttaaaattttctttattcaataataaattaaccttagcttaatgtaacatttttactttataaatgtattaatttttttaactttttgacccATAATAACAACAGCTTAGAACACAAACATAttatacagctgtacaaaaacaTATTCTTTATATACTTATCCTTTAGCTTtcttctattaaattttttttgtacttttagaacTTTTTTGCTGAAAATTATGGCACAAATATACATTCACTTAGGCTAACACAGGTTCAGGGTCATccatatcactgtcttccacctccacacctTGTCCTTCTGGAACAGCTTTAGGTCAAAAACATGCTTGGAACTGTCATCTCCTATAGTTACAATGCCTTCTTCTTTTGGAAGGATCtgcctgaaggacctgcctgaggctgttttacagttaatttttttaaataagtaggagtacacactaaaaaataataaaaagtatagcaaagtctgggcacagtggctcatgcctataatcccagcactatgggaggctgagttgggtggatggcttgagttcaggagttcgagaccagcctggacaacatggcaaaacctcatctttacaaaaaaatacaaaaattagctgggtgtggtggtgcacacatgtagtcccagctactcgggggactgaggcaggaggattgcttgagcctgggagttcaaggctgcagtgagccttgatcatgcccctatattccagcctgggtaacagagtaagactctgtctcaaaaaaaaaaatgtaaatacataaaccagtctTATAGTTGTTTGTTGTCATTATCAAGCTCTATGTACTGCTCGTAACTATATGTGCTACACTTTTACACAGCTGGCAGCGCGGTAGCTTTACACCAGCATCAGCACAAACACAAGAGCCATGCATTGGCCATATCACCACGCAATAAGaacttttcagctccattataattttaaGTGACTTCAATCATATTTACAATCCATCACTGACCAAAATATTATGCAACACATggcataataaaaaatgtaaatggcaAGCAGAGCCAAAAGGTGGAGTACTCAGTTCTTTAGAAGTTAAGGATCTCATTTTTACTTGAAATCTTGGGTCTCAGAGATGAAATAAAAGTCTAAGAGGTGAACACCATGAGGTTGGGTCATGAGATGCTTCTAAAGTGTTCCTCATTGCACAGAAAATTTCTTGAGGCTGGAGCATGACGAAATGTCAAAATAATATGTTTCATGACCCAGCTTATTCTTTCTCGGAAGACTTTTGAGGAGTTGGGGCACACTTACCAGCTTTTAGATGCCTGACTCATGTTTATCAGTCAAGTTGTCCTTGGGTCTGAGATCCCCATAACCAACTTCCCTTACTTTaggaggcaaggaaaaaaaaaaaaaaagaaacaggagaaaacCCAAATCTTTGTGAATTAAAAGCCAGAGTTATATTCCTTATGTAGCAACAACCAATTACTGCAACCAACTTCAATTACCTCTAAAATCCCAGGGAGGTCATGTACCTTCTCACGGcacaaactattttccaaattatttttaataataaacctTGACATCCCAAGGTCATGCACTCCCTCCCAGCACAAAGCAACCCTGAATTAAGACAAAAAATACAGGGGTGGGGGCTCACTGCAAAGATAGCAGAGTCAGAACCCAAGAGGAACTTTACTTACAACCCTTGGGGCTCCATGAGGAAGACAGGGCACCTCAGAAAGCTTCAGCAGCACCCCCCCTGTGTTCCTCAGGCATCTCAGGGTCATCAGCAGTCCTCTCTCAGTCCTTTCAGAGGTTACCAGAAACCATCAAACAACAAAATTGCAACAAATTTAAATACgtaattggtttttatttgtgattctagaatcagGCAACACTTATCTTTACGGAAAAAAAGAGTGTTCCCATGAGCTGAGAAAAGGACATTagtgctcatcaatgatagactggataaagataatgCAGTAcgtatacgccatggaatactatgcagccatagaagaAATGACATCATAGAGCTGGAAGCCGTCATCCTcagtaaactaatgcaggaacagaaaaccaaacaccgcaagttttcatttataagtgggagatgaacaatgagaacacatggacacagggaggggaacaacacacacggAGGCTGTGGGGAAGGGCAGCGGAGACAGAGAGAGCAGCAGAATAAATAGCTAATTCACGCTGGGCttatacctgggtgatgggttgaaaggtgcagcaaaccaccacgacatatgtttacctaggtaacaaacctgcacatcctccACATGtgtctcagaacttaaaataaaattattttttttaaaaaaataaagagcttaGGACTGGAGAGTTCGAATAATCTGTTGAGTTCTAAATGATAGAGGTAGTCCATGATTGCCTGTTACCTGCGCAAGGATCATGAAGGCAGGAGAATGTTGCCTCCTGGAATGTAAGGGCCAGATTCAGGAGGTATGGCTCTGGATTGGGTAGAGTGCACATCTATTTAGATCTATCTACAGTTTGAATAACCCTACATCTGAAAATTCAAACCTCAAATGCTGCAAAATCCAAAGTTCATTGAATGCTGACATGACGTTCAAAGGATGTGCTCACTGGAGCATTTGAGTTCAGATTCTCAGATTAGGGATGCAGCACCAGTAAGtacaatgcaaatattccaaaatcccccaaaataaaaaacctgaaaCACTTCAAACCCAACCATTTCAGATAAGAGAGGCTCGACCTGTCCATATACATGTAAATAGAGagtcactgtgtgccaggccctgttctaggtACTAAACGCAGCTCTGACCAGAGTCCTGCTCTCTTGGAGCTCACCCgctagaagggaaaagaaaataagtaaataatcagATAAGACAACCTCAGGTAGGCATGAGGACTTTGAGAATAGGAAGGCAGACTGAGGAGCTGGGGAGGACGCCTTCTCACAGAGACAAACCTGCATGGAATGGGAGCTCCATCTGGAAGCCAACAGCCCTAGGAGAGCAGGCAGCAGAGCAAACTTCCCAGATGGGAACATGCTTGGGGTAGTTGCTAAATAGCAGAGCAGCCAGGGAGGACATAGAGAGGGTGAGATGGCCAGGATCAGCACATGCAGGGTTACGTATACTCTGGGGAAGGCTTTTGAACTCATTCTAAATGTAATGAGAAGACATTGGAGGATTAAGAGCAAAGGATGGCACAGCCTCCATACTGCACGGGCACAGGGGTCAGCATTACACACACCATGCCATGAACCTGTCTCCCTGGAGCTGGCCTTCTTGGTGGCCCTGCAACCCCAAACCCCTCACCTATGGCCGACTGCAAATCTGTCACAAGCCCTGCTCCTCCAGCATGGGGCTGTCACATCCTTCTCCCCACAGGACCCCAGACAAGCCGGCTGACTCCTCAGAGGTGACCTTTGAGATGCCAGGTGCCTGTCCGCATTTCCCTGGCCCTTTGCTGAGACAAATACTTGTGGAAGTTTTTAGAATAGAGACCTAGGGACACATAGTTGGAGCAGATCTGGTCAGTTCTTTATTGGGAAGGGGATGCAGTCCGTAATTCGGCAAATCTGTGATCCCAGGAAGATGTCAAGTTCAAGGTTCAGCTGGCTTGTTGCGAGCTCGTAGCTGCCGTGGAAAAAGCCACGGGTATGGCAACTTCGCCAGCGCCAATAGACCTGGATGATGCGGACAGCGTTGAGCAAACGACAGTAACGCCGGCGGACACGCCACATGCGGACCCAGGACTGCAGCCTGACTGCTGCCCATTGCCGCCGTGCACAGAGCTCCAGCGCGGCCCGCCGCCTCTTCgccagcagcctggccagcacctGCCTCCACCAGCATTGGATGATCAAAGCTCTGAGGGCCGCGTGCAGTAGTGTGCGTCGCACCAGCGTGccccgccaccaggcctggatcTTTTTTGCTGCCAGTACCTTGTCAACGGGTGGCTTCAtttggagaaggaggagagatTGCAAGAAAAGAAAGGTCAGGACATTTTCCTCACAAACATCAGCCCCAGGAGGTGAGAGGAAGTGGCCCAGTACTCTACGACAGCCCTTTCCTCAGGTGTACTGGG
The genomic region above belongs to Saimiri boliviensis isolate mSaiBol1 chromosome 8, mSaiBol1.pri, whole genome shotgun sequence and contains:
- the LOC101031405 gene encoding IQ domain-containing protein F5-like — protein: MGIRCCVRNRCRQGEKDGHLCQIIIEDTDETTLFKHMELEKKPRPPKPKPPVDKVLAAKKIQAWWRGTLVRRTLLHAALRALIIQCWWRQVLARLLAKRRRAALELCARRQWAAVRLQSWVRMWRVRRRYCRLLNAVRIIQVYWRWRSCHTRGFFHGSYELATSQLNLELDIFLGSQICRITDCIPFPIKN